A section of the Ignavibacteriales bacterium genome encodes:
- a CDS encoding 4Fe-4S dicluster domain-containing protein encodes MSIMITTECINCGACEPECPNTAIYEGGVEWELIGKTYGPGDAAPSGSEGFYSDEFFYIVPDKCTECVGFHDEPQCAAVCPVDCCVPDPNHVEDKEELLAKKLKLDEIGRVGR; translated from the coding sequence ATGTCAATAATGATAACAACCGAATGCATCAATTGCGGCGCCTGTGAGCCTGAATGTCCCAATACTGCCATCTATGAAGGCGGTGTGGAATGGGAACTTATAGGGAAAACGTACGGTCCCGGTGATGCCGCTCCATCAGGTTCGGAAGGTTTTTATTCCGATGAGTTTTTCTACATAGTACCCGATAAATGCACCGAATGCGTTGGTTTTCATGATGAACCCCAATGCGCCGCTGTTTGCCCGGTCGATTGCTGTGTGCCCGACCCAAATCATGTCGAAGATAAGGAAGAACTACTGGCTAAAAAACTAAAACTGGACGAAATAGGAAGGGTAGGTAGGTAA
- the lspA gene encoding signal peptidase II, translating to MRILFVSLFVIVLDQVTKFLIKGISIPSIGLFIDGIPFRTSINIISDVVQITYIENPGMAFGLQLGSKLFLSLFTVFATFLIVYFIYRNRKEPFYIRFALALILGGAVGNLIDRLFYGMIYGYAPLFYGNVVDFIHVNIPDIELFGKTFYSFPIFNVADVAVSVGFVLILFGYNKIFKHHSNIDPEILAGGGILITEYPVEDINTGLNSNETSSLNNNDSMQNMTDGVQSDLEQRNLSSDEINPEQLEKPEDEENKI from the coding sequence TTGAGAATATTATTCGTATCATTATTTGTAATTGTACTCGACCAGGTAACAAAATTCCTTATAAAAGGTATTTCCATACCAAGCATAGGATTATTTATCGATGGAATCCCCTTCCGCACATCGATCAATATTATCAGCGACGTAGTACAGATAACCTATATCGAAAATCCGGGAATGGCTTTTGGATTACAATTGGGCAGTAAGCTATTCCTCTCACTCTTTACAGTCTTTGCTACATTCCTTATAGTGTATTTCATTTACAGGAATAGAAAAGAGCCTTTTTACATCCGGTTCGCGCTTGCATTGATCCTCGGCGGAGCGGTTGGTAATCTGATTGACAGACTCTTTTACGGAATGATATACGGATATGCTCCTTTGTTCTATGGAAATGTAGTAGATTTTATTCACGTGAATATCCCTGACATCGAATTATTCGGGAAAACTTTTTACTCCTTCCCTATATTTAATGTTGCGGACGTGGCTGTATCGGTTGGATTCGTACTCATTTTATTCGGATATAATAAGATCTTTAAACATCACAGTAATATCGATCCTGAAATACTTGCGGGAGGCGGGATATTAATAACGGAGTATCCTGTAGAAGACATAAATACAGGCTTGAACTCAAATGAAACATCATCGCTTAATAATAACGACAGTATGCAAAACATGACCGATGGTGTTCAGTCGGACCTTGAGCAGAGAAATTTAAGTTCAGATGAGATAAATCCGGAGCAATTAGAAAAACCGGAAGACGAAGAGAATAAGATATAA
- a CDS encoding conjugal transfer protein TraR — MAKSTTKKKASKKTPKKKVAPKKSVKKTVKKAVKKKAVKKAVKKKATKKAVKKATVKATAKVVTKASVKKSRMQRKKAVEQTKRLIEEARQKSAPKIKKYKPNKKTRYTKAELEHFRKIILEERNKIIESAKANMQSLVDEESNYVGDNLTYASHMAEQGSDEMEREKNYMFVQRDEKYLGYLQEALVRIDQGTYGVCIDCFETPHNLCKTCPLIDKERLELVPITQHCIECKNIRG; from the coding sequence TTGGCAAAGTCCACAACAAAGAAGAAAGCGAGTAAAAAGACTCCAAAAAAGAAAGTTGCACCTAAAAAATCAGTAAAAAAGACTGTCAAGAAAGCAGTTAAGAAAAAAGCTGTTAAAAAGGCAGTAAAGAAAAAAGCGACTAAGAAAGCTGTAAAAAAAGCTACTGTCAAAGCTACAGCTAAAGTTGTGACCAAAGCATCCGTAAAAAAATCAAGGATGCAAAGGAAAAAAGCTGTTGAGCAAACAAAGAGGCTCATTGAAGAAGCCAGACAAAAATCGGCGCCAAAGATAAAAAAATATAAACCGAACAAGAAAACAAGATATACTAAGGCTGAACTCGAACATTTCAGAAAGATCATACTCGAAGAAAGAAACAAAATAATTGAAAGCGCGAAGGCAAATATGCAGTCGCTCGTGGACGAAGAATCGAATTATGTAGGTGATAACCTGACCTATGCATCACACATGGCTGAGCAAGGATCCGATGAAATGGAAAGAGAAAAGAATTACATGTTCGTACAGAGAGATGAAAAATATCTCGGTTACCTGCAGGAAGCGCTGGTCAGGATAGACCAGGGCACATACGGTGTCTGCATCGACTGTTTTGAGACTCCGCATAACCTTTGTAAGACTTGCCCGTTAATTGATAAAGAAAGGCTGGAACTTGTTCCGATAACACAGCATTGTATAGAGTGTAAAAACATTAGAGGCTAA
- a CDS encoding isoleucine--tRNA ligase, with protein MSRKLPENINLPEIEKEVLDFWEADGVFKKSISEKEGKPAFTFYEGPPTANGIPGIHHVISRAVKDTVCRYKTMSGFQVNRKAGWDTHGLPVEIEVEKKLGIKSKNEIEEFGVIEFNKACRDSVFTYVDKWEELTRRMGYWVDLEHAYVTFHNEYIESVWWALKRLFDAGLIYKGFKIIPFCPICESPLSSHEVAQGYEDLKDPSVYVKFKVTSGEHKDADLLVWTTTPWTLPSNTAVAVNPKQQYVKITTYKPDEGSGSKLNTFILAKERLDSVKEDYTIDAEFSGKDLEGTEYEPLYKFFTFDEKAHYVTLGDFITMEDGTGIVHIAPAFGEDDYQTGLKYKLPVLQAVGKNGRFKENVTPFAGKNFKEADPEIMNELKSRDRLYRKEMFTHSYPHCWRHHVPLMYYATDSWFIKTTDYKDRMVELNKTINWHPPEFGTGRFGNWLEENKDWAVSRNRFWGTPLPIWYWTDDEDTPHYEAVGSIEELKEKAVNWDEVYPGELDLHKPFIDSLILKSKEGKEMKRVESVIDAWFDSGSMPFAQRHYPFENKELFVKTFPADFIAEAIDQTRGWFYSLHAISTFLFDQPAYKNLIVNGHILDKNGKKMSKSMGNIVNPYEMMDKHGADVLRWYMITMSPIGKSKLFNEDELRDVRNKFFDTLINTYKFYVIYSELTGFKYDGSNEVPVSERAEIDKWIISKLNTVKKEYTELMDGYDITRAARLVSDFTLDEVSNWYVRRNRKRFRNPENETDKLSAYQTLYTLIEEILKMVAPFSPMISDKLYMSLTDGDQSIHLTEYTPYDESAINTPLEKEMETAQTIVYLVRSMRVRNNLKTRQPLKQILVPVNSDEEKARLKKVESIILDEVNVKELNLIEGDSDIIVKKAKPNFKVIGPKFGKDVKAVQQVINGLSRDEVSKLETEGQLEKDGFTITPEDVEVFTEDIEGWIVESDKGITVALDTRLDEELIEEGIVREFINRVQNYRKTNDFEVNDRIKLTVKTTDEISKAINNHINYIKSEILCDDVTTGNGEDKEYFKSDINGQDFEFYIEKV; from the coding sequence ATGAGCCGTAAGTTACCTGAAAATATAAACTTACCTGAGATAGAGAAGGAAGTCCTGGACTTCTGGGAGGCTGACGGAGTTTTTAAGAAAAGCATCTCGGAGAAGGAGGGAAAGCCCGCTTTTACGTTCTACGAGGGACCTCCGACAGCTAACGGCATTCCGGGCATTCACCACGTGATCTCCCGCGCCGTTAAGGACACTGTCTGCCGTTATAAGACCATGAGCGGATTCCAGGTGAACCGCAAAGCGGGCTGGGACACACACGGTCTGCCAGTCGAGATCGAGGTGGAGAAAAAGCTGGGCATCAAGTCGAAGAACGAGATCGAGGAGTTCGGCGTCATAGAGTTCAATAAAGCCTGCCGTGATTCCGTTTTCACTTACGTGGATAAGTGGGAGGAGCTGACACGGCGCATGGGCTACTGGGTGGACCTGGAGCACGCGTACGTGACCTTTCACAATGAGTACATCGAGTCCGTGTGGTGGGCGCTGAAGAGGCTCTTCGACGCGGGACTGATATATAAGGGATTCAAGATAATCCCCTTCTGCCCGATATGCGAGTCTCCTCTGTCATCTCACGAGGTGGCGCAGGGCTACGAGGACCTGAAGGACCCGTCGGTGTATGTGAAGTTTAAGGTGACGAGCGGTGAGCATAAGGACGCGGACCTGCTCGTATGGACGACAACACCGTGGACACTTCCGTCCAACACAGCCGTTGCCGTTAATCCTAAACAGCAGTACGTAAAGATAACGACATACAAACCGGACGAAGGAAGCGGATCGAAGCTGAACACGTTCATACTGGCAAAAGAGAGATTGGATTCCGTAAAGGAAGATTATACAATAGACGCGGAGTTCTCCGGCAAGGACCTGGAGGGCACCGAATACGAACCGCTTTATAAGTTCTTCACGTTCGACGAAAAAGCGCATTACGTAACGCTGGGCGACTTCATTACGATGGAGGACGGAACTGGTATCGTTCACATCGCTCCGGCATTTGGAGAGGACGATTACCAGACGGGGCTTAAATACAAGCTTCCCGTCCTGCAGGCAGTGGGAAAAAACGGGCGCTTTAAGGAGAACGTTACGCCGTTCGCGGGAAAGAATTTTAAGGAAGCCGACCCGGAAATAATGAACGAGCTGAAGAGCAGGGACCGTCTTTACAGGAAGGAGATGTTCACACACTCGTACCCGCATTGCTGGAGGCACCACGTTCCGCTGATGTATTACGCCACGGACAGCTGGTTCATAAAGACCACCGACTACAAGGACAGGATGGTGGAGCTGAACAAGACCATCAACTGGCACCCGCCGGAATTCGGCACGGGACGCTTCGGCAACTGGCTCGAGGAGAACAAGGACTGGGCAGTATCGAGGAACAGGTTCTGGGGCACTCCCCTCCCGATATGGTACTGGACGGACGATGAAGACACACCGCATTACGAGGCGGTGGGATCGATAGAAGAGCTGAAGGAGAAGGCGGTTAACTGGGATGAAGTCTATCCCGGGGAGCTTGACCTGCATAAGCCGTTCATAGACAGCCTCATACTGAAAAGCAAAGAGGGCAAAGAAATGAAGCGCGTCGAATCCGTGATAGACGCATGGTTCGACAGCGGAAGCATGCCTTTCGCGCAGAGGCATTATCCGTTCGAGAATAAGGAGCTGTTCGTGAAGACATTTCCGGCGGATTTTATCGCGGAGGCCATCGACCAGACGCGCGGATGGTTCTATTCATTGCACGCCATCAGCACATTTTTATTCGACCAGCCGGCGTATAAGAATCTTATCGTAAACGGGCACATACTGGATAAGAACGGGAAGAAGATGAGCAAGTCCATGGGTAACATCGTTAACCCGTATGAAATGATGGACAAACACGGCGCGGACGTGTTGAGATGGTACATGATAACGATGTCCCCTATCGGCAAGTCGAAGTTATTCAACGAGGATGAGCTGAGGGACGTAAGGAATAAGTTCTTCGATACATTAATAAACACATACAAGTTTTACGTAATATACTCCGAGCTGACGGGATTTAAATATGATGGATCGAATGAAGTTCCGGTGAGTGAGAGAGCCGAAATAGACAAGTGGATAATATCCAAGCTCAACACGGTAAAGAAAGAGTACACCGAACTGATGGATGGTTATGATATCACACGCGCGGCAAGGCTCGTGAGTGACTTCACACTGGACGAAGTCAGTAACTGGTACGTGAGACGCAACAGGAAGCGGTTCAGAAACCCGGAGAATGAAACGGACAAGTTATCGGCTTATCAAACGTTATATACTCTTATCGAAGAGATACTGAAAATGGTAGCGCCGTTCTCGCCGATGATCTCGGATAAGCTTTACATGAGCTTAACGGATGGTGACCAAAGCATACATTTGACCGAATACACTCCATACGACGAGAGTGCGATAAACACACCGCTCGAAAAAGAAATGGAGACCGCGCAGACTATAGTGTACCTGGTGCGTTCTATGCGAGTGAGGAACAATCTAAAGACACGCCAGCCGTTGAAGCAGATCCTCGTGCCGGTGAACAGCGACGAGGAGAAAGCGCGTTTAAAGAAAGTCGAGAGCATTATACTGGACGAAGTCAACGTGAAGGAGTTAAACCTTATCGAAGGAGATTCCGACATTATCGTAAAGAAGGCAAAACCGAACTTCAAAGTGATTGGTCCGAAATTCGGCAAGGATGTCAAAGCAGTTCAGCAGGTCATAAACGGGTTATCCAGGGATGAAGTGAGCAAGCTGGAAACGGAAGGCCAACTCGAAAAGGACGGGTTTACGATCACGCCGGAAGACGTGGAAGTATTTACGGAAGACATCGAGGGCTGGATAGTAGAATCCGACAAAGGGATCACCGTTGCGCTCGACACGAGACTGGACGAGGAACTTATCGAGGAAGGTATAGTTAGAGAATTTATTAACCGTGTGCAGAATTACAGGAAGACGAATGACTTCGAGGTGAACGACAGGATAAAATTAACAGTAAAAACAACCGACGAAATTAGTAAAGCAATTAATAATCATATTAATTATATTAAGTCCGAAATTTTGTGCGATGACGTAACCACCGGAAACGGTGAGGATAAAGAATATTTTAAGAGTGATATTAACGGACAGGATTTCGAATTTTACATCGAAAAAGTTTAA
- a CDS encoding S1 RNA-binding domain-containing protein — protein MDKIIEGFYKLLLVVYFLIEKLGFFGAFFLILFIFSLVVIYLIIEDSDRIEKLKSNVFYPFFKFFKFFPNKYIASEISSQITAFLNKEVIKKIPNSPKVKVKIRWVINPDDPIFKKNGVLILRLKHDDDQTKNVLSAGLMVIQQTTCSYIRENIDTNILKAIDLSLLTKLANKLGNHGKVVNKKFFLDPELSNEKLISDLYSKIIEVDKGGYFIPIFINELEIAGEGIYSSGDYSDKSRDVVSLLDYLLTVAKRKVGTQIKLSFVNMTFNFGIILLAKTAKQESQGLVPYINSLNVHLRKGAQHIYIVSFPPAKSFFKKFIDHLKKDKRLNLQLLSTNSSLEITQDYTKKTEISIAFLTKDEVHYDSNFNNVIDELGILKDSILEGVVVDISIDFAVVKVNDFDCYITVDECSWYRVDSCSDSLSMGDVLNFKVIEIDYSIGSVLLSRKLDENDPWKQNEVPEIGDKIDVEITNVLQASFKGVLENGLEAYIPKREISWIELPEDELLQYVGKKFNMIVTDKVDSERALVCSLRDLEPDPWKNIHKEYFVGRELNGKIIEINEFNVLLDIGNNLTGRIPSIYLKESGYEFADYMNNLVIGQGLEVFVSKVFLGRKYIRLNLTRNKSKRGENKAITVKKKNKNK, from the coding sequence TTGGATAAAATTATAGAAGGGTTTTATAAACTCTTATTAGTTGTATATTTTTTAATTGAAAAATTAGGTTTTTTTGGGGCTTTCTTTTTAATCTTATTCATTTTCAGTCTAGTAGTTATATATTTGATTATTGAAGACAGTGATCGAATTGAGAAGTTAAAATCAAATGTTTTCTATCCATTTTTTAAATTTTTCAAATTTTTTCCAAACAAGTACATTGCTTCTGAGATTTCCTCGCAAATAACTGCATTCCTTAATAAGGAAGTTATAAAAAAAATACCAAATTCCCCCAAGGTAAAAGTAAAAATTAGATGGGTTATAAACCCTGATGATCCAATCTTTAAAAAAAATGGAGTACTCATTTTAAGGTTAAAGCATGACGATGACCAGACAAAAAATGTACTTTCTGCTGGCTTAATGGTTATACAACAAACAACCTGTTCATATATTCGTGAAAATATAGATACCAACATTTTAAAAGCAATAGATTTATCTTTGTTAACAAAGCTTGCAAATAAGTTAGGTAATCATGGAAAAGTTGTAAACAAAAAGTTTTTCCTCGACCCAGAGTTAAGCAACGAAAAATTAATTTCAGATTTATATAGCAAGATTATAGAAGTTGATAAAGGTGGATATTTTATTCCTATATTTATAAACGAATTGGAGATAGCCGGAGAGGGAATATATTCTTCAGGGGATTATTCTGATAAATCAAGAGATGTAGTTAGTTTACTTGATTATTTATTGACTGTGGCCAAAAGGAAAGTAGGAACTCAGATTAAACTTTCTTTTGTAAATATGACATTTAATTTTGGTATTATTCTATTAGCTAAAACCGCAAAACAAGAATCACAAGGTTTAGTCCCTTACATTAATTCGCTAAATGTACACTTAAGAAAGGGTGCACAACACATATATATAGTTTCTTTTCCACCTGCGAAATCTTTTTTTAAGAAATTCATTGATCATTTAAAGAAAGATAAGAGACTTAACTTACAATTACTCAGCACTAATTCTTCATTAGAAATTACTCAGGATTACACTAAAAAGACAGAAATAAGCATCGCCTTTTTAACAAAAGACGAAGTTCATTACGATTCAAATTTCAATAATGTTATCGATGAATTAGGAATTCTAAAAGATTCAATACTTGAAGGGGTTGTAGTTGATATATCTATTGATTTTGCCGTTGTAAAAGTAAATGATTTTGATTGTTATATTACAGTTGATGAATGCAGCTGGTATAGAGTCGATTCTTGTAGTGACTCATTATCAATGGGTGATGTACTGAATTTTAAAGTAATAGAAATCGACTATTCTATAGGAAGCGTTTTATTATCTCGTAAGTTAGATGAGAATGATCCATGGAAACAAAATGAAGTTCCTGAAATCGGAGATAAAATTGATGTGGAGATTACTAATGTTCTACAAGCATCATTTAAAGGAGTTCTCGAAAATGGATTAGAAGCATACATACCCAAAAGAGAAATCTCGTGGATTGAACTTCCAGAAGATGAATTACTACAATATGTTGGAAAAAAATTTAATATGATTGTTACAGATAAAGTTGATTCTGAAAGAGCTTTAGTTTGTAGCTTGAGAGACTTAGAACCTGACCCTTGGAAAAATATTCATAAGGAATATTTTGTTGGAAGAGAATTAAATGGCAAAATAATAGAAATTAATGAATTTAATGTTTTACTTGATATTGGAAATAATCTTACCGGAAGAATTCCCTCCATTTATTTAAAAGAATCTGGCTATGAATTTGCCGATTATATGAATAATTTAGTAATTGGGCAGGGATTAGAGGTTTTTGTATCCAAGGTATTTCTTGGAAGAAAATATATTCGTTTAAACTTAACTAGAAACAAATCAAAAAGAGGCGAAAATAAAGCCATCACAGTAAAAAAGAAAAACAAAAATAAATAG
- a CDS encoding DUF4359 domain-containing protein — protein sequence MKRIIIILAVLFVLVCLGAFISNPSEKKMKSEFSEVILEKLDKKTDEDMKNNPYNEWGNSIVKNLLSKIMDSNSKRLNYYLFSELELTIKERKKIVALGAFGMVYVYDFDDNIME from the coding sequence ATGAAAAGGATCATAATTATTTTAGCGGTTCTATTTGTTCTTGTCTGTCTGGGGGCGTTTATTTCTAATCCAAGCGAGAAAAAAATGAAGAGTGAGTTCTCTGAAGTGATACTGGAAAAACTCGATAAGAAGACAGATGAGGACATGAAAAATAATCCTTATAATGAGTGGGGAAATTCAATAGTTAAAAATCTGTTAAGCAAGATAATGGATTCAAATTCCAAACGGTTGAACTATTACTTGTTCTCCGAGCTCGAGCTGACCATTAAAGAGAGAAAGAAGATCGTCGCCTTGGGAGCATTTGGTATGGTATATGTTTACGACTTCGATGATAATATAATGGAGTAA
- a CDS encoding DUF4256 domain-containing protein: MVAKSNKLTAKQSEELIAVLKDRFGKNMKRHKGIVWDKVQARLEKNPGKLWVLHKMENTGGEPDVVGFDNKAGEYIFYDCSAESPKGRRSLCYDREAWESRKEHKPKDNAMGMAKEMGVEMLTEDEYREMQKQEEFDLKTSSWVKTPDKIRKLGGAIFCDRRFDTVFTYHNGAESYYGSRGFRSKLKV; this comes from the coding sequence ATTGTGGCAAAATCGAATAAGCTTACTGCAAAGCAGAGCGAAGAATTGATCGCGGTATTAAAAGACCGTTTCGGGAAGAATATGAAACGGCATAAGGGTATCGTGTGGGATAAGGTGCAGGCCAGGCTGGAGAAGAATCCCGGGAAGTTGTGGGTGCTTCACAAAATGGAAAATACGGGCGGCGAGCCCGATGTCGTCGGATTCGATAATAAAGCCGGGGAATATATCTTTTACGACTGCTCTGCGGAGTCACCTAAGGGAAGGAGAAGTCTCTGCTACGACAGGGAAGCATGGGAGTCGAGGAAGGAGCATAAGCCGAAGGATAACGCAATGGGAATGGCAAAGGAGATGGGCGTCGAGATGCTGACGGAAGACGAGTACCGCGAAATGCAGAAGCAGGAAGAGTTCGACCTCAAAACTTCGAGCTGGGTGAAGACGCCGGATAAGATAAGGAAACTCGGCGGGGCGATATTCTGCGACAGGCGGTTCGATACCGTCTTCACATATCACAATGGCGCTGAGTCGTATTACGGTTCGCGCGGATTCCGTAGTAAATTAAAAGTTTAA
- a CDS encoding DinB family protein, with product MTEAQIISLWDQFGAALDMFQNALEKCPEELWDNTEEGAYRFWYWAYHTLFWTDYYLDKEPQDFRPPEPYNMSEFDPEGLLPDSVYTKEQLIDYTELCRNKLRNLIKGFISDPSLLEREWRNDRKSDTMYELTLYNMRHVQHHTGQLNMLLGQVDHELPVWVSYSRQEL from the coding sequence ATGACGGAAGCACAAATAATTTCACTTTGGGACCAGTTCGGGGCGGCGCTGGATATGTTCCAGAACGCGCTGGAGAAATGCCCGGAAGAACTCTGGGATAATACGGAAGAAGGCGCGTACAGGTTCTGGTACTGGGCTTACCACACATTATTCTGGACCGACTATTACCTGGACAAGGAACCACAGGATTTCAGACCGCCGGAGCCTTACAATATGTCGGAGTTCGACCCGGAGGGGTTATTGCCGGACAGTGTTTATACCAAGGAGCAGTTAATCGATTATACGGAGCTCTGCCGGAATAAGCTAAGAAATCTCATAAAAGGGTTCATTTCGGATCCATCGCTTCTGGAGAGGGAATGGCGTAACGACCGTAAGTCCGACACGATGTACGAATTAACTCTTTACAATATGCGTCATGTCCAGCATCATACGGGACAGCTGAATATGCTTCTAGGGCAGGTAGATCATGAATTGCCGGTGTGGGTCTCATATTCGAGACAGGAATTATAA
- a CDS encoding DUF4242 domain-containing protein, translated as MPKYIIEREIPGAGSLTKGELVAISQKSCGVLDNMKDIQWLHSYVAGDKIYCIYLAANEDLVKEHASQGGFPANKITEISEIIEPHTAEA; from the coding sequence ATGCCAAAGTACATCATCGAAAGAGAGATTCCCGGAGCAGGAAGTCTCACCAAAGGGGAGTTAGTCGCCATTTCGCAAAAATCATGCGGAGTACTGGACAATATGAAGGATATCCAGTGGCTTCACAGTTACGTCGCAGGAGATAAAATTTACTGTATATATCTTGCCGCCAATGAAGATCTCGTAAAAGAGCATGCGAGCCAGGGAGGATTCCCGGCTAATAAGATAACCGAGATCTCCGAAATAATCGAACCACATACGGCTGAAGCATAA
- the lgt gene encoding prolipoprotein diacylglyceryl transferase, with amino-acid sequence MLALIAQIHWDVSPEIFHTGGFAPRWYGVLFALGLLFAYLVMKKFYREEGKPVSELDILSVYIVAGTIIGARLGHCLFYGTSYYLSHPLEIVKFWEGGLASHGAAIGIVLAIWLYSRKKDISTTVTWIFDRIVIVTCLAGTLIRLGNLMNSEILGTATDLPWAFVFARVDNVPRHPAQLYEAIFYLFTFFILYNYYNKSKNKDFHGIILGMFFVIVFSFRFVIELVKEHQSELLMNSAIDMGSVLSIPFIIAGVVLILQANRKIKNTSNKIS; translated from the coding sequence ATCTTAGCTTTAATAGCTCAAATACACTGGGACGTAAGTCCGGAGATATTTCACACGGGAGGCTTTGCGCCAAGGTGGTATGGCGTGCTTTTCGCGCTGGGACTGCTGTTTGCTTACCTTGTCATGAAGAAGTTTTACCGTGAGGAAGGCAAGCCTGTTTCAGAGCTGGATATACTCTCAGTTTATATTGTAGCGGGTACTATAATTGGAGCGAGGCTTGGGCATTGCTTGTTTTATGGTACGAGCTATTATCTATCGCATCCACTGGAGATAGTGAAATTCTGGGAAGGAGGTCTGGCAAGCCACGGTGCAGCGATAGGAATCGTACTGGCTATATGGCTGTATTCGAGGAAAAAGGACATTTCTACGACGGTAACGTGGATATTCGACAGGATAGTTATCGTAACGTGTCTTGCAGGTACACTGATACGGCTTGGAAATCTCATGAATTCGGAAATACTGGGTACAGCAACAGATCTGCCGTGGGCGTTCGTATTTGCTCGTGTGGATAATGTTCCACGCCACCCGGCACAGTTATACGAAGCGATATTTTACCTGTTTACATTTTTCATTTTGTATAATTATTACAATAAGTCAAAAAATAAAGACTTTCACGGAATTATACTCGGGATGTTCTTTGTGATAGTATTTTCATTCCGTTTTGTCATCGAGCTTGTTAAGGAGCATCAATCGGAATTGCTGATGAACTCTGCGATAGACATGGGCAGTGTATTGAGCATTCCATTCATAATAGCCGGGGTAGTACTCATATTGCAGGCTAACCGAAAGATCAAAAATACTTCAAATAAAATATCATAA
- a CDS encoding DUF4126 domain-containing protein, with translation MDIALGIILGVCLSAAVGFRIFVPMLILSIAANAGYVELSNSFLWISTLPALIAFASATIIEIIGYYVPWMDNMLDTISTPLSIVAGAAATGAVIIDVDPLISWTIAIILGGGSAFTVEVLTVKARALSSFFTGGLGNQIVATGELFFSTFISILAIVVPIVALAFLLFLAFVIQKLITRESNSQNKKFEDI, from the coding sequence ATGGATATTGCATTAGGAATAATATTGGGGGTTTGTCTTAGCGCGGCTGTGGGATTCAGAATATTTGTCCCGATGCTGATACTTAGCATAGCAGCCAATGCGGGTTATGTAGAACTTTCGAATTCCTTTTTGTGGATCTCTACTCTTCCAGCCTTGATCGCCTTTGCATCAGCAACAATAATCGAGATAATAGGTTACTATGTGCCGTGGATGGATAATATGCTCGATACCATATCCACTCCATTATCCATAGTAGCAGGCGCAGCCGCAACCGGAGCTGTTATAATCGATGTGGACCCGTTAATCTCATGGACAATAGCAATAATCCTTGGCGGCGGATCAGCATTCACGGTCGAGGTCCTGACTGTAAAGGCGCGCGCCTTATCGTCGTTCTTTACAGGCGGATTGGGTAACCAGATCGTTGCAACCGGAGAGCTTTTCTTTTCAACATTTATATCAATTCTAGCGATAGTAGTGCCGATAGTGGCGCTTGCATTCCTTCTCTTTCTCGCATTTGTGATTCAAAAGCTAATCACACGAGAGAGCAATTCACAAAACAAAAAATTCGAAGACATATAA